ACACGCACGACAAGAAGCACCTCAAGAAGCACGCCGAGAACCAGCTCAAGGCGCACGACACGAAGAGCCTCAAGAAGCACGCCGAGAAGGTTCACGAGGTTTACGGCCGCTGACGCGTCGTCCTCACCGAAGAGCCCCGGCGTCCTGGAACGCCGGGGCTCTCCTCTTGGGCATGCCTCACTCACGCGTACCGGTAGATCCGGCCGACGTCCTCGAGCTCGTCCGGCGACACGTCCCACGGCGGCAGCTTCTGGTGCCGGGCCACGATCCGGCCGTGCTGCTCGTCGTCAGGGCCCGGCGGTGTGGCGGGGAGGTAGCGGGCTCCGCGATGACGGCGCTGCCAGCGGTACCACAGCAGGTCGATGGAGGCGTGGTGCAGCCAGAAGACGGGGTCGTTGACGGAGGCGGCACCGAGCATGGCCCCGCCGACCCAGCGGTGCACTCGGTTGTGATTGCGCCAGGAGCTCCTGCCCCGGCCGGTGCCCCAGCCCTCCAGTCGGTTGCGGAAACCTCGCGTGACCGTCGAGTCCCAGGGCGCCACATCGTAGGCGGGTTCCTTCAGCGCCCACTCCAGTTCCCTCTTCGTGGGCAGGTCGAGCGGGGCCCGCGGCCTGCCGAGGTCCCGGGTGAGGAACTTCTCGTCGGTCACGCCCACCTTGATGATCCAGTTGCCCTCCCGGTAGGCGAACGGACCTGTCATCACCTGGCGGTCGGATCGGCGCCCGGTGCCGCCCAGAAGGTCCGCCGTCCACGGCGCGGAGGTGGTCGTGCGGTCGCGCGTCCAGTCCCAGTACGGCAGGGTCACCGACGGGTCCACTCGGCGTAGGGCGCGCTCCAGTTCGAGCAGAAACTGGCGGTGCCACGGCAGGAAGGAAGGGGCCATGTGCGCGGTGCGCAGTCCGTGCTCGCCATCGGCGGAGAAGTGCGCGATGTGCAGGCGCACGAACTCGTCGTACTCGCCGCGCCGTTTGAGCTCCAGCAGCGCCTTGACGAACCGTCGCTTCTCGGCCCTGGTGAGCGTGCCGGCGTCTTTACGCACGTACGCCATGCGGGTGACCCCTGTGCAGGTGTCCACCGTCCACCGGTTGCGGCCCCAGGGCACGCAACCGCTGACCGGAACCGAGTTCGTCGACGGCGGCGCGGGCCGCCTCGAGCGGTGTCGGGTACGAACAGTAGTGGTCCACCATGCTCAGCCAGGTGCCGTCGGCGCGGCGCATCAGATGCAGGGGGCGGCCGTCCACCGTGACATGCCACCGGCCGTCCTCGGGTGTGCCGCCCCCGGGGAGCCACCGACCGCGGATACGGCGGCCGCGGTACGCGACGTCGAAGGCCGTGTCACCCGGGGCGATGCCGGGTCGGGGGTGCCGAGGCCGGGAGGCGGCGGACCCTGAGGTAAGGGCGGCGATGAGTGCGCAGGAGTACAGTCCGCGCGCCAGTTCCCGCCGTGTTCTGCCCAGTGCTTCGGGCCGTGCCGGGTCCGGTGCTCCGTCCCTGGCACCCAGCGGCACTCCGCCGGCGCTGACGACCATGCTCACTCCTCGTCCGGTTCGGTTGGTCCGTAGCGGTAACCGCCGAACGCCCCGCGCGGTCACCGCCGCGCGACCAGGACAGTGATCATCGACGGCCATTCCGGTGACTTGGGGACAGACGAGAGAGCCCCCCGTACGGAGTCGGCCCTCGGACTCACCGAGGGCCGACTCCGTACGGGGGGCGTAGCCCTACATCCACAGATTGCCGCGCAGCGGCTTGGCCTCGTTCAGTGCCTCTGCGGTCTCCTTCACCGTGGGGAGCAGCGACTTGCTGCCCGTGGCACTCGCCTCGAGGGGCAGCTTGGTCTTCACGCCGCCGTTGAGGTCGGTGGCCGCCAGGTCAGCGCTCTGCGGGGCGGAGGCCGGAGCCGGAGCGCTCTGCGGGGCCGGGGCGCTCTGCGGGGCCGGGGCGCTCTGCGGGGCGGGCGCCGGAGCCGGAGCACTCTGCGGGGCCGGGGCGCTCTGCGGAGCCGGAGCCGAAACCGGGGCCGGAGCGGCCTGCGCGGCGGGAGCCGGAGCCGGAGCACTCTGCGGGGCCGGGGCGCTCTGCGGAGCCGGAGCCGGAGCCGAAACCGGGGCCGGAGCCGGAGCCGGAGCACCCTGCGCGGCGGGCGCCACGTCGGGGGCGCTCTGTCCCGGGGCGGCCAGGGTGGGAGCGGTGTTGTGGGCGAACGCCGGCGTGGCGGCACTCGCGGCGATCAAGGACCCGGCAAGGACGGCGGCAGCCTTCAGGGACTTCATCATTGTTCCTTTCTTCGGCAACGCGTGTCACCGGAAGGGGGATTCTGTCGCCGTGCCTAACGAGCTGTGGTCGGCGCGGAAACCGGAGGTGCCGAAGATCGTGAGTCCTCATATGAGATCTCAAAGGGCCGGGCCCCGAACGCGATAAGACCAGAACAAAGTCGGGAGAAACGAAGGAACAACAACATTCGTGGTGCCGCTTCCCGAGGCGGCACCACGAATGGACGAGCTTGGACGAGTGAGAGCCGTACCCGTACGACGCTCATATGACGCTCACAAGGCCGGCCGCAGCACCGTCGTCGACACCGTATTCCCATCGATCGTGAGGGTCTGCTCCGAAGACACCGACGTCGAAGCCGACGTGTCGGTCAGCTCCGGCAGAAGGGCCGGCCCGATGTCGAGCAGCCCGTCGAGGAGGCTGTCCACCTCGGTGAGCAGGTCATCGACCGACGGAAGCACCTCGGTGTCGACACCGGAGGTGATCGCCTCCAGGAGGGTGTCGAGGGCCTCCTCCCAGGCGTCCAGTGCGTCACTCGTTTCGTCGGCACTCGGCTCGGAGGTCCTGAACTCGACGGCGGGCCGGGCGGGAGCTGGCAGCGACACCACGCCCTCCGCCGGAGCTTTGGCGGCCGCCTTGGCCAAGGCGGCCTTCGCGGCGGCGCCCAGTTTCCTGGCCTTGGCGGGAGACAGTTGGCCGTCGTCCTCC
The nucleotide sequence above comes from Streptomyces sp. NL15-2K. Encoded proteins:
- a CDS encoding tyrosinase family protein; protein product: MAYVRKDAGTLTRAEKRRFVKALLELKRRGEYDEFVRLHIAHFSADGEHGLRTAHMAPSFLPWHRQFLLELERALRRVDPSVTLPYWDWTRDRTTTSAPWTADLLGGTGRRSDRQVMTGPFAYREGNWIIKVGVTDEKFLTRDLGRPRAPLDLPTKRELEWALKEPAYDVAPWDSTVTRGFRNRLEGWGTGRGRSSWRNHNRVHRWVGGAMLGAASVNDPVFWLHHASIDLLWYRWQRRHRGARYLPATPPGPDDEQHGRIVARHQKLPPWDVSPDELEDVGRIYRYA
- a CDS encoding tyrosinase family oxidase copper chaperone, coding for MVVSAGGVPLGARDGAPDPARPEALGRTRRELARGLYSCALIAALTSGSAASRPRHPRPGIAPGDTAFDVAYRGRRIRGRWLPGGGTPEDGRWHVTVDGRPLHLMRRADGTWLSMVDHYCSYPTPLEAARAAVDELGSGQRLRALGPQPVDGGHLHRGHPHGVRA